In Caloenas nicobarica isolate bCalNic1 chromosome 5, bCalNic1.hap1, whole genome shotgun sequence, a single genomic region encodes these proteins:
- the CD151 gene encoding CD151 antigen: MREYTEKKETCGAICLKYLLFIFNFFFWLAGGAVMAVGAWTLAEKSDYISLLSSSTYSATAYILVVAGVVVMVTGILGCCATFKERRNLLRVYFILLLCIFLLEIIAGILAYIYYQQLSMELKQNLKNTMTQKYRKAGEESVTSAVDKLQQEFKCCGSNNYTDWADSQWIKSPEANGRKVPDSCCKTITDLCGRRDHPSNIYKESGCITKLENFIQEHLKIIGAVGISIACVQIFGMIFTCCLYKSLKPEPY; encoded by the exons ATGCGTGAGTATAcggaaaagaaggaaacatgTGGGGCCATCTGTCTCAAGTACCTGCTCTTCATCTTCAACTTCTTTTTCTGG CTGGCTGGCGGGGCTGTGATGGCCGTGGGTGCCTGGACCCTTGCTGAGAAGAGTGACTACATCAGCCTGCTCTCCTCCAGCACATATTCGGCAACTGCTTATATTCTGGTGGTGGCTGGAGTGGTTGTCATGGTTACCGGTATCCTTGGTTGCTGTGCTACCTTCAAAGAGCGTCGGAATTTGCTAAGAGTG TACTTCATATTGTTACTGTGCATCTTTCTCCTGGAGATCATTGCTGGAATCCTGGCCTATATCTATTACCAGCAG CTGAGCATGGAGCTGAAGCAAAATTTGAAGAACACCATGACCCAGAAGTACCGGAAGGCGGGAGAAGAGAGTGTTACCAGCGCAGTAGACAAACTGCAGCAGGAG TTCAAGTGCTGTGGGAGCAACAACTACACAGACTGGGCTGACAGCCAGTGGATCAAATCTCCGGAGGCCAATGGACGGAAAGTCCCAGACAGCTGCTGTAAGACGATAACCGACCTGTGTGGCCGAAGAGACCATCCTTCCAACATCTACAAGGAG AGCGGTTGCATTACCAAACTGGAAAACTTCATTCAAGAGCATCTGAAAATTATCGGGGCAGTGGGGATCAGCATTGCTTGTGTGCAG ATCTTCGGGatgattttcacctgctgcttgTACAAGAGTTTAAAGCCAGAACCATATTAA